In Lewinella sp. 4G2, the sequence GGTGATGACGTGGTCCACGCCCAGCTTCCGCGCCAGGGCGGAAGTCTCATCCTTACTCGCATCGTCGCAGAGGATCACCTCATCCACGAGGTCACGCGGGACTTCGTTGTAGGTCTTTTCGAGCGTTAGGGCGGCGTTGTAGGCCGGCATGACGACGACCACTTTTTTGTCTTTGTACATAGGCGGCGCAAAGGTAGGAAGATGTTACCCGCTACACAAAAGGCCGGCTGGCGGCTGCGTTTTCAACGTTTCTTTCTCCGTTCAAATTACTGCTTGGCAAAACGGATGGCCCCGCGGTTCCCCGCCACATCCTGTAGCGTCAGCAGGTACATTCCCGGCCGGAGGGCGCTCACGTCGATACAAGCGCTGCCGCGGGTGCGATGCAAAGATGGCAACACCAACTGCCCGGTAATGGACCTGACTTCCAACGCAATTTCGCTATCCGTAGGCTGGGGGAAGTCCACCGTCAGCCAATTGCTGGAGGGGTTCGGGAAGACGCTTGCGCGGAGGGAGTTAGCGAGATTACTGATAGACGACGGCGTCTCATTATTAACACCAAAGGTGGTTTGCTGAGCTACAAAATCCCCCGTCCCGTTGGGGACTCGGGACATCGATACATTGTTCTCCTGCCGTTCGTAAGTGAAGACGTCGATCGTAGTTCCGTCGGCGTTGTTGATGGCGATCGTTTCCCCATCGCGGTTCAGGCGGAAGTTGGCGTGCAGGCCTTCCTGGTCGTCATCCTTATCGGCCCAGACGATGAGGTAGCCGCCGGCGGTCACGATCGTCCCCGCTGGGAACTGCCACTTCAGTGGGTCGTCACCATCATCGGTAAGGTAGACCTCGGACAAGTCCAGGTCGCTGCTGGTATTGTTGAAGAGTTCGATCCAGTCGTCCGTCTCCCCGTCCTGATCGGTGATGCCGGAGAGCGAGTCGTTGACGGCCATGAATTCATTGATGGCGAGGTCACCGGGGGCGAGGGCCAGCAAAGGTTGGCAGGTAGTTTGGGAATCTAGATCAGCCCTCAATTCCTCGTTGCGCAGCGTTATCAGTTCCAGGAGGCTACCCTCACCGGTACCCGTCTCTACGAGGAAGTCGGGGTAACTCCTCGTCAGGGTAGCATCATCCTGAAAGGCGGAATCGATCAAAGCGCCGTTGGCGGGGATGACGTTCTCGAAGTAGGCCAAAAACAGATTAGAACTGGTAATTGAGCAGAGGTAGTCGAGGTACGCCTCGTAGTATTCCGGCACGTTGAGGAGCCGGCGGATGAGCGTCCGGTCCGTCTCCCTTTGGTCTACTGCGAAGTTGAAACCATCATCATAATAACCACCACCGCCGCTACCTCCATAGGTGCTAACGAGGAAATAGAGCAAACTCTCACAGTTCTCATCCCAGGTATCGCAACACTGCGGGTTGTAAGAGAGCATCCTGGCGATGATGCCGGGATTATCAGCCGGGATATTTCCGTTCAGCACGTTGGGGCAGGCGCTTTGGTCGACCCGGTTATCGACTGTCTGGCAGTAGGTCTGCGCACAAACTTCCTCCTCCAGCACGGCGGTGATAGAAAGGCAAACTTCATAAACACCCAGGGAATCGTATACGTGGGTAGGCTCCTCCGCATCCGAGGTGTTCCC encodes:
- a CDS encoding CotH kinase family protein, with protein sequence MRLSTLILLLVCLQTTLFAQSGSDLFDVEVLHDIRFTSNDPNFRNTLLDNFDVNDVFGEKPKFPAELVIDGEVVGTVGVRHKGFSSVFFGRENKPLKVDINEYDPDQRYDGLRKFNLNNATEDESFQRDLVCYELMRRAGVPAPRVSFARVYLNDDYWGLFQIVEQVDKEFLQDNYAFADGNLFKNKDWNNFEYFGMDPNEYNRTYQLKTNREADDWSGLINLMNVIDNSSDEEFGSAIDEVFDVDRYLRVLAVDVATNNWDSNLEHGRNWYLYEDTRAGKFSWIPWDYNFALPGGNSQDDYCIAFARYAPYLDGTTTVQFFNQSFTTSPETTYVWEFGDGNTSDAEEPTHVYDSLGVYEVCLSITAVLEEEVCAQTYCQTVDNRVDQSACPNVLNGNIPADNPGIIARMLSYNPQCCDTWDENCESLLYFLVSTYGGSGGGGYYDDGFNFAVDQRETDRTLIRRLLNVPEYYEAYLDYLCSITSSNLFLAYFENVIPANGALIDSAFQDDATLTRSYPDFLVETGTGEGSLLELITLRNEELRADLDSQTTCQPLLALAPGDLAINEFMAVNDSLSGITDQDGETDDWIELFNNTSSDLDLSEVYLTDDGDDPLKWQFPAGTIVTAGGYLIVWADKDDDQEGLHANFRLNRDGETIAINNADGTTIDVFTYERQENNVSMSRVPNGTGDFVAQQTTFGVNNETPSSISNLANSLRASVFPNPSSNWLTVDFPQPTDSEIALEVRSITGQLVLPSLHRTRGSACIDVSALRPGMYLLTLQDVAGNRGAIRFAKQ